One Chromatiaceae bacterium DNA segment encodes these proteins:
- a CDS encoding methionine adenosyltransferase has translation MSKETIFTSESVSEGHPDKVADQISDAILDAILTQDPDPQHARVACETMIKTGAVIVGGEITTNAWVDLDEVVRKVVRDIGYTSSHVGFDGSTCAVISLIGKQSSDIAQGVNRSAPEEQGAGDQGLMFGYATNETDVLMPAAITYAHRLVQRQAEMRKTHVLPWLRPDAKSQVTLRYADNQVVGVEAVVLSTQHDPDVDYKHLCEAVMENIILPIIPADWIHKGTRFHINPTGSFVIGGPVGDCGLTGRKIIVDTYGGAARHGGGAFSGKDPSKVDRSAAYAGRYVAKNIVAAGLADRCEIQVSYAIGVAEPTSISIETFGTARIDEERIAQLVREHFDLRPYGIVQMLDLVRPIYLKTAAYGHFGREEPEFTWERTDRAEALRAAAGL, from the coding sequence ATGTCGAAAGAAACCATCTTCACCTCCGAATCCGTCTCCGAGGGTCATCCCGACAAGGTCGCCGATCAGATCTCCGACGCTATCCTGGATGCCATCCTGACCCAGGATCCGGACCCCCAGCACGCCCGCGTCGCCTGCGAGACCATGATCAAGACCGGGGCCGTGATCGTCGGCGGTGAAATCACCACCAACGCCTGGGTCGATCTCGACGAGGTGGTGCGCAAGGTGGTCCGCGACATCGGCTACACCAGCTCCCATGTCGGCTTCGACGGCTCGACCTGTGCCGTCATATCCCTGATCGGCAAACAGTCCAGCGACATCGCCCAGGGCGTGAACCGTTCCGCCCCCGAGGAGCAGGGTGCCGGCGACCAGGGCCTGATGTTCGGTTACGCCACCAACGAGACCGATGTCCTCATGCCCGCGGCCATCACCTATGCCCATCGCCTGGTCCAGCGCCAGGCCGAGATGCGCAAGACCCACGTCCTGCCCTGGCTGCGCCCGGATGCCAAGAGCCAGGTCACCCTGCGCTACGCCGACAACCAGGTGGTCGGGGTGGAGGCGGTGGTGCTATCCACTCAGCACGACCCCGACGTGGACTATAAGCACCTGTGCGAGGCGGTGATGGAGAACATCATCCTGCCCATCATCCCCGCCGACTGGATCCACAAAGGCACCCGGTTTCACATCAACCCCACCGGTTCCTTCGTCATCGGCGGCCCCGTCGGCGACTGCGGACTGACCGGGCGCAAGATCATCGTCGATACCTACGGCGGGGCCGCCCGTCACGGCGGCGGCGCCTTCTCCGGCAAGGACCCGTCCAAGGTGGACCGCTCCGCCGCCTACGCCGGGCGCTACGTGGCCAAGAACATCGTCGCCGCCGGGCTGGCCGACCGCTGCGAGATCCAGGTCTCCTACGCCATTGGCGTGGCCGAACCAACCTCCATCTCCATCGAGACCTTCGGCACCGCCAGGATCGACGAGGAGCGGATCGCCCAACTGGTGCGCGAGCACTTCGACCTGCGCCCCTACGGCATCGTCCAGATGCTGGATCTGGTGCGGCCCATCTACCTCAAGACCGCGGCTTATGGGCACTTCGGGCGCGAGGAGCCGGAGTTCACCTGGGAGCGCACCGACCGCGCGGAGGCCCTGCGCGCCGCGGCCGGGCTTTAG